Proteins encoded within one genomic window of Bdellovibrio bacteriovorus:
- a CDS encoding ABC transporter permease codes for MKNIKKYLLLYFALFRTSFIADLEYRVNFLTRIMTDIFWYAAQIITFEVLFHHTPRIGDWNLEQMRVFLGIVFVVDGLYMIILSENLDQFSEKVRKGDLDLLLAKPVNSQFMLSLQKASTAMIGNLGLGLAWFIYSLLQLSDFNWFRLLWLVVLIPCGLVALYAMRFFMASTAVIFARSENLQFIWYQIYKLGMRPDSIYVPWFKWVLLTALPVGVIASVPARALLEPPQLGLFAWVVALAGILIYLSNKFWKFALRFYSSASS; via the coding sequence ATGAAGAATATTAAAAAATATCTTCTTTTGTACTTTGCTCTTTTTAGAACCAGCTTCATTGCCGATCTTGAATACCGTGTGAACTTTCTGACTCGAATCATGACAGATATTTTCTGGTATGCGGCTCAGATTATAACATTTGAAGTTTTATTCCATCACACGCCTCGAATTGGCGACTGGAATTTAGAGCAGATGCGTGTCTTCCTGGGCATTGTATTTGTGGTCGACGGACTTTATATGATCATCCTTTCGGAGAACTTAGATCAGTTTTCCGAAAAAGTGCGCAAGGGCGACTTGGATTTGCTTTTAGCAAAGCCCGTGAACTCGCAGTTCATGCTCAGTCTGCAAAAGGCATCGACCGCGATGATTGGAAATCTGGGTTTGGGACTGGCTTGGTTCATTTACAGTCTCTTGCAGCTTTCTGATTTTAATTGGTTCCGTCTTTTATGGCTTGTAGTTTTGATTCCCTGCGGGTTGGTCGCACTTTATGCGATGAGATTTTTTATGGCTTCAACGGCCGTTATCTTTGCTCGCTCTGAAAATTTGCAATTCATCTGGTATCAGATTTATAAGCTCGGGATGCGTCCTGATTCCATTTATGTTCCTTGGTTTAAATGGGTTCTTCTAACAGCCCTGCCTGTGGGCGTGATTGCCAGTGTTCCCGCACGCGCCCTTTTAGAGCCCCCACAACTAGGCCTTTTTGCCTGGGTTGTAGCCCTAGCCGGCATTTTAATTTATCTTTCAAACAAGTTTTGGAAATTCGCCTTGCGCTTTTATTCAAGTGCAAGCTCTTAA
- a CDS encoding glutathione S-transferase family protein, whose product MIKIYGSPMSSAGRCYWMLEELGVPYEAMPLNMSEKEHKSEAFLKLNPNGKIPVIVDGDFVLWESMAITNYLAKKFESPLAAKNLQEESLIQQWSLWGLIDFQEPAVNWMIQELFVPAEHRNHQIIENAKKALPRVLEVLNRGLEGKTYLVGNRFTVADVNVGAVTNILLGLKYDLKAYPNVQKWMGEFQQRAAFKKVAEMRHFPK is encoded by the coding sequence ATGATTAAGATTTACGGTTCTCCGATGTCTAGTGCCGGTCGTTGTTATTGGATGCTTGAAGAATTGGGTGTTCCTTACGAAGCAATGCCTTTAAACATGAGTGAAAAAGAGCATAAGTCTGAAGCATTTCTTAAGCTCAATCCAAACGGAAAAATTCCGGTGATCGTAGATGGAGACTTCGTGCTTTGGGAGTCTATGGCCATCACGAACTACCTTGCAAAAAAATTCGAAAGCCCGCTGGCAGCAAAAAATTTACAAGAAGAGTCTTTGATTCAACAATGGAGCCTTTGGGGTCTGATCGATTTTCAAGAGCCTGCTGTGAACTGGATGATTCAAGAGCTTTTCGTTCCCGCAGAACACCGAAATCATCAGATCATTGAGAACGCCAAAAAAGCTTTACCAAGAGTTTTAGAAGTTCTTAACCGCGGCCTTGAGGGGAAAACTTATCTCGTGGGCAATCGCTTCACTGTGGCGGACGTGAACGTAGGCGCAGTCACGAATATTCTATTAGGACTTAAGTATGACCTTAAGGCTTATCCAAATGTACAAAAATGGATGGGCGAGTTCCAGCAGCGAGCCGCTTTCAAGAAAGTCGCAGAAATGCGCCATTTCCCTAAGTAA
- a CDS encoding ABC transporter permease, giving the protein MTNLEYRLNYFVDAILQPTITTGIEMLLWYAVFVGAGTAEVAGFTREYYLSYALWGAFFARICTSWMYEYRMIQEIDTGTINSLLVRPMSFYEYYFSQLMGYKFVTTLVSMLIPLCVVMIFKLPTQLSRLPMAFALEFYYLILVHSISFVVASIAFYFNKVYSLTGAKNLALWLFTGELFPLDLMPEPFRTWAIALPFSAGVYVPVGYITGRLEIATVWQSFISVTIGIVVVNLIGMVMWRKGIKTYAGTGA; this is encoded by the coding sequence GTGACAAATCTTGAATATCGCCTCAACTATTTCGTGGATGCGATTTTGCAACCGACGATCACCACGGGTATCGAGATGCTTTTGTGGTACGCGGTCTTTGTCGGTGCTGGCACAGCCGAAGTTGCCGGTTTCACCCGCGAGTATTATCTTTCTTATGCTCTCTGGGGCGCTTTCTTTGCGCGCATTTGCACGAGCTGGATGTATGAATACCGAATGATTCAAGAAATCGATACGGGCACCATCAACAGTCTGCTGGTTCGTCCCATGAGTTTCTATGAATACTATTTTTCGCAGTTGATGGGGTACAAATTCGTCACAACACTTGTTTCGATGTTGATTCCTCTTTGTGTCGTGATGATTTTTAAATTACCGACGCAGCTTTCAAGACTTCCCATGGCCTTTGCTTTAGAGTTTTACTATCTCATCCTGGTTCACTCGATCAGCTTTGTCGTCGCATCCATCGCCTTTTATTTCAATAAGGTCTATTCCTTAACTGGAGCAAAGAATTTAGCTCTGTGGCTTTTCACCGGAGAACTTTTTCCTTTAGATCTGATGCCAGAACCCTTCAGAACTTGGGCTATCGCTCTGCCATTCAGTGCGGGAGTCTATGTTCCGGTTGGATATATTACGGGTCGCCTAGAAATAGCGACCGTATGGCAATCATTTATCTCGGTCACGATCGGCATTGTCGTCGTAAATTTAATTGGCATGGTGATGTGGCGTAAGGGAATCAAAACTTATGCGGGAACGGGTGCTTAA
- a CDS encoding endonuclease/exonuclease/phosphatase family protein — protein MMRGWILAFTVLLSTSVYAYEIPRDSEVMTHFGDCKAEFLPSNFSIFVWNIKKAEAKSRWALDFERFAPKSDVVLIQEAMLDTFVTSIALRQKNFCWDFATSFIDNDPTGVMNGSPITALKTHFLRSPGREPIARTPKMTLVAEFAIANSRETLMVANIHALNFVQDKNNRAQIQAVADFLKKHKGPIIFAGDFNSWNGNRTSALNEILSPLGLKKVPLDKDDRGMKLDHIFVRGLLTHSSTLHPDVKSSDHAPITAAFRLK, from the coding sequence ATGATGCGGGGATGGATCCTAGCATTCACAGTGCTACTAAGCACTTCGGTATACGCATATGAAATTCCGCGCGACAGCGAAGTGATGACTCACTTCGGGGACTGCAAAGCGGAATTCTTACCTTCTAATTTTTCAATTTTCGTCTGGAATATTAAAAAGGCAGAGGCCAAGTCTCGATGGGCTTTGGATTTTGAGCGCTTTGCGCCGAAGTCCGACGTGGTTCTTATTCAAGAGGCCATGCTCGATACTTTCGTAACCTCCATTGCTCTTCGCCAAAAAAACTTCTGTTGGGATTTCGCCACAAGCTTTATCGACAATGATCCCACTGGCGTGATGAATGGTTCACCAATTACAGCTTTAAAAACTCATTTCTTGCGCAGTCCGGGACGCGAGCCTATCGCTCGCACCCCTAAAATGACCTTGGTTGCAGAGTTTGCCATCGCCAATAGCCGTGAAACCCTGATGGTCGCAAATATTCATGCACTCAACTTCGTACAGGACAAAAACAATCGCGCCCAGATTCAGGCTGTCGCGGACTTCTTAAAAAAGCATAAAGGCCCCATCATTTTTGCCGGAGACTTTAATAGCTGGAACGGCAACCGCACCAGTGCGCTGAATGAGATTTTATCTCCGTTAGGGCTTAAAAAAGTTCCTTTGGACAAGGATGATCGCGGAATGAAACTGGATCATATCTTCGTTCGAGGTCTTTTGACTCACTCATCCACCCTGCATCCGGACGTGAAAAGTTCCGATCATGCTCCGATAACCGCAGCATTTCGCCTGAAATAG
- a CDS encoding ABC transporter ATP-binding protein: MAIAIETENLKRVYQTYQKPEGFLNSLRGFVNRKHIDRVALDSTSIQIESGQIVGLVGANGAGKTTLLKMLSGLVTPTSGDAKVLGFRPWERKNEFLRQISILLGQKNQLWWDISPADSYALLARIYDLDLVKARKRVEHLADMLQCSHVLHTQLRRLSLGERMKMEIIGALLHEPQVLFLDEPTIGLDIVAQETIREFLDEYVKEKSPTVILTSHYMDDIAKLADKLLLISKGHIVYQGTVPDFVAKSNSELAENEEVDFEDVIRRFLETESRVR, translated from the coding sequence ATGGCGATAGCAATCGAAACTGAAAATCTAAAACGCGTCTATCAAACTTATCAAAAGCCCGAAGGATTTCTAAATTCCCTTCGCGGCTTTGTGAATCGTAAGCACATTGATCGTGTCGCTCTTGATAGTACTTCCATCCAGATTGAATCCGGGCAGATTGTCGGCCTTGTAGGCGCCAATGGTGCTGGCAAGACGACTCTTTTAAAAATGCTTTCAGGTCTGGTAACACCGACAAGTGGCGACGCTAAAGTTTTAGGTTTCCGACCGTGGGAACGTAAAAACGAGTTTCTTCGTCAGATCAGCATTCTTTTAGGTCAGAAAAATCAGCTCTGGTGGGATATTTCCCCAGCAGATTCCTATGCATTGCTGGCTCGTATTTATGATTTAGATTTAGTGAAAGCACGTAAACGCGTTGAACACTTGGCAGATATGCTTCAGTGCTCACACGTTCTGCACACGCAATTACGTCGTTTAAGCTTGGGTGAACGCATGAAGATGGAAATCATCGGCGCGCTTTTGCATGAGCCCCAGGTGTTGTTTCTAGATGAGCCTACTATAGGACTTGATATCGTGGCCCAAGAAACGATTCGCGAATTCTTGGATGAATATGTGAAAGAAAAAAGCCCGACCGTCATTCTGACCAGCCACTACATGGATGACATTGCCAAGCTTGCCGACAAGCTTCTTCTGATTAGTAAAGGGCATATCGTCTATCAGGGCACGGTTCCTGATTTCGTGGCAAAATCAAATAGTGAGTTAGCTGAAAATGAAGAGGTCGATTTTGAAGATGTCATCCGCCGTTTTTTGGAAACGGAATCTCGCGTTCGCTAA